One genomic window of Paeniglutamicibacter sp. Y32M11 includes the following:
- a CDS encoding PhoX family phosphatase, producing MSPIRTFLPMLGHTRGNRDAATCHFKCGDACAKDVCNTSSNGYFRDIADGALSRRSILGLGAAASAALVVGGQSIGASSATADTIVAPQGGGKLAFKAIAPVPRTVDAVTVPEGYDWAPIIRWGDPLFNNTAAFDITKQSAKRQAGQFGYNNDYLNIIVDKYSGRSGLLVANHEYTNEDLMFDSVWFEANKTEAAKIAMEAHGFSIVEVKRVKSGTPWEYVRGAERNRRITATTPFAVDGPAAGSELLKTVADPTGRTVLGTLNNCAGGTTPWGTVLSGEENFNQYFRGQGSASDARYGIADAGTERRWEDVDPRFSARNPGYENEINRFGWIVEIDPQNPNSTPVKHTALGRFKHEGANVRIADDGRVVAYSGDDERFDYVYKFVSKDKYRRGDRKHNMSLLSAGDLYVAKFAGNSPVAEIDGAATVPADGSFDGTGNWIPLTLNGESMVPGMSLEEVLVYTRLAGDKVGATKMDRPEDVEPSPVTGKLYIALTNNTQRNTTGKATVDEANPRTKNRDGHVIELTELNNNATATSFNWNILLVAGDPTKDASTYFSGFPKDKVSPISCPDNLAFDSKGNLWISTDGQPGTIGYCDALHKVTLTGSERGKVEQFLAVPAGAETCGPLIHDRDGSVFVSVQHPGEGGTFQEPTSFFPDYVMNPSKAKRGDVYGPRPSVIQVFTKAKGHDPKK from the coding sequence ATGAGCCCGATACGTACTTTCCTTCCCATGCTTGGACACACCCGCGGCAACCGCGACGCGGCAACTTGCCATTTCAAGTGTGGAGACGCCTGTGCCAAGGATGTTTGCAACACCAGCTCCAATGGCTATTTCCGCGACATCGCTGATGGCGCTTTGAGCCGTCGCTCCATTCTCGGCCTCGGTGCCGCAGCCTCTGCAGCCTTGGTCGTTGGGGGCCAAAGCATCGGAGCTTCGAGTGCCACCGCCGACACCATCGTTGCACCACAGGGTGGCGGGAAGCTCGCCTTCAAGGCCATCGCACCGGTACCGCGCACCGTTGATGCTGTGACAGTGCCCGAGGGTTACGACTGGGCACCGATCATCCGCTGGGGCGATCCGCTCTTCAACAACACCGCTGCTTTCGATATCACCAAGCAGAGCGCCAAGCGTCAGGCCGGTCAGTTCGGCTACAACAATGACTACCTGAACATCATCGTGGACAAGTACTCGGGACGCTCCGGTCTCTTGGTGGCCAACCACGAGTACACCAACGAAGATTTGATGTTTGACTCCGTATGGTTCGAGGCCAATAAGACCGAGGCCGCGAAGATCGCGATGGAGGCTCATGGCTTCTCCATTGTTGAGGTCAAGCGGGTCAAGAGCGGCACCCCTTGGGAGTACGTCCGTGGCGCCGAACGCAACCGCCGCATCACCGCCACCACCCCCTTCGCCGTGGATGGACCGGCCGCGGGCTCCGAACTGCTCAAGACGGTTGCCGACCCTACCGGTCGCACAGTTCTGGGAACGTTGAATAACTGTGCCGGTGGCACCACCCCGTGGGGCACCGTGCTCTCCGGCGAAGAGAACTTCAACCAGTACTTCCGCGGCCAGGGTTCAGCCTCGGATGCACGTTATGGCATCGCCGATGCTGGTACCGAACGCCGCTGGGAAGACGTTGATCCGCGTTTCTCCGCCCGTAACCCCGGCTACGAAAATGAAATCAACCGCTTTGGTTGGATCGTGGAAATTGACCCGCAGAACCCCAACTCCACCCCCGTCAAGCACACCGCACTGGGACGCTTTAAACACGAAGGCGCCAACGTTCGGATCGCCGATGATGGACGCGTCGTGGCCTACTCGGGCGACGACGAGCGCTTCGACTACGTGTACAAGTTCGTCTCGAAGGATAAGTACCGCCGCGGGGACCGCAAGCACAACATGAGCCTGCTCTCCGCCGGTGACCTATACGTGGCTAAGTTCGCCGGTAACTCGCCGGTTGCCGAAATTGATGGGGCGGCTACCGTTCCAGCCGATGGTTCCTTCGACGGAACCGGCAACTGGATTCCGCTGACCCTCAATGGCGAATCCATGGTCCCGGGCATGAGCCTGGAAGAAGTTCTCGTATACACCCGTCTAGCCGGCGACAAGGTCGGTGCCACCAAGATGGACCGTCCCGAGGACGTTGAGCCCAGCCCCGTTACCGGAAAGCTCTACATTGCGCTGACCAACAACACTCAGCGCAACACCACCGGTAAGGCCACCGTCGACGAAGCCAACCCGCGGACCAAGAACCGCGATGGCCACGTCATTGAACTCACCGAGCTGAATAACAACGCGACTGCCACCAGCTTCAACTGGAACATTCTGTTGGTCGCCGGGGACCCGACGAAGGATGCTAGCACCTACTTCTCCGGCTTCCCGAAGGACAAGGTCTCGCCGATTTCTTGCCCAGATAACCTCGCCTTCGACTCCAAGGGCAACCTGTGGATCTCCACCGATGGCCAGCCCGGCACGATCGGCTACTGCGATGCCCTGCATAAGGTCACGCTCACCGGTTCCGAGCGCGGCAAGGTAGAACAGTTCCTGGCGGTTCCGGCCGGCGCAGAAACCTGTGGTCCGCTGATTCATGATCGTGACGGTTCGGTCTTCGTTTCGGTGCAGCACCCCGGCGAGGGCGGCACCTTCCAGGAACCGACCTCGTTCTTCCCCGACTACGTCATGAACCCGTCCAAGGCCAAGCGTGGCGATGTCTACGGTCCTCGTCCCTCAGTCATCCAGGTCTTCACCAAGGCCAAGGGACACGATCCTAAGAAGTAG
- a CDS encoding o-succinylbenzoate synthase, with amino-acid sequence MTELPDLEELVNASHVVSLPMRVQFRGVRHREALLFQGPAGWGEFSPFLEYGSSEASSWLRAAIEAAWDGYPHPVRDEVPVNATLPAVGQDQVESVLAAYDATHTVKVKVAEKGQDLAQDVARVAEVRRLLPDAAIRIDANAGWNHQEAMAALEALAGFGLQYAEQPVDSIEGLARVREEVARRGLGVLIAADESVRKESDPLAVARAGAADLIIIKAQPLGGVRRALQIVADAGLPAVVSSALDTSIGLRQGAALAAALPELPYACGLATGSLFTSDITTDRFVAVNGALQLRQIVADPELLRDHAVSSERKAWWLARLVECYRELLGTEQ; translated from the coding sequence ATGACTGAGCTGCCCGATCTTGAAGAACTCGTTAACGCCTCTCACGTGGTGTCATTGCCCATGCGCGTGCAATTCCGTGGAGTCCGCCATCGTGAGGCGCTGTTGTTCCAGGGGCCGGCTGGCTGGGGAGAGTTCTCGCCCTTCTTGGAGTATGGAAGCAGCGAAGCGTCCTCGTGGCTGCGGGCAGCCATCGAAGCGGCCTGGGACGGCTATCCCCATCCCGTGCGCGATGAAGTCCCAGTCAACGCAACACTGCCCGCCGTGGGTCAAGACCAGGTGGAGAGTGTTCTGGCCGCCTACGACGCAACTCATACCGTCAAGGTGAAGGTCGCGGAAAAAGGTCAGGACCTCGCCCAAGATGTGGCCCGCGTGGCAGAAGTTCGCAGGCTGCTGCCCGATGCTGCAATCCGCATCGATGCCAATGCCGGATGGAATCACCAAGAGGCCATGGCTGCCTTGGAAGCGCTGGCCGGGTTCGGGCTGCAATATGCCGAGCAGCCGGTGGACAGTATCGAGGGCTTGGCCCGAGTTCGCGAAGAGGTGGCCCGACGCGGGCTGGGCGTGCTGATCGCTGCCGACGAATCGGTGCGTAAAGAATCTGACCCGTTGGCTGTGGCCCGGGCCGGAGCTGCTGACCTGATTATCATCAAGGCTCAACCATTGGGTGGTGTGCGTCGGGCCCTGCAGATCGTTGCCGATGCCGGTCTACCTGCCGTGGTCTCCTCGGCCTTAGATACCTCTATCGGGCTGCGCCAGGGTGCAGCTCTGGCCGCCGCATTGCCCGAGCTGCCCTACGCCTGTGGGCTGGCCACCGGATCGCTATTTACCTCCGACATCACCACCGACAGGTTTGTCGCGGTCAACGGAGCCCTGCAATTGCGTCAAATCGTCGCTGACCCCGAGCTACTGCGCGACCATGCGGTGAGCTCCGAACGCAAAGCCTGGTGGCTGGCGAGACTCGTCGAATGTTATAGGGAATTACTCGGCACAGAACAGTAG
- a CDS encoding SRPBCC domain-containing protein, producing the protein MSKEFEIVEELSIDSTPERIWEAVTTGTAAWMFPTDQWPSVRTLEEYPTHLVTRMDGPDGWFNQLEHVLTPGENGTAVRYVHSGIFVDDWDNQYDGASKHTAFYLHTLGEYLTHFDGKDVTFSDVQGPEASKAAGALQKFLDALGIKDSPLGTELVLALPGRDAAPVTVDFRNQNFVGLRTENTMVRIFGRNAFGGVVGLTIHDFADGADAEANTAAWQLAINAAY; encoded by the coding sequence ATGAGCAAAGAATTCGAAATTGTCGAGGAACTCTCCATTGACAGCACCCCGGAGCGAATTTGGGAAGCGGTGACAACAGGCACCGCAGCGTGGATGTTCCCCACCGATCAATGGCCATCGGTCAGGACCCTCGAGGAGTACCCCACCCATCTGGTCACGCGAATGGACGGACCGGACGGCTGGTTCAACCAACTAGAGCACGTGCTAACACCCGGAGAAAACGGTACAGCCGTCCGTTATGTGCACTCCGGGATTTTCGTCGATGACTGGGACAACCAATACGACGGCGCCTCCAAGCACACCGCCTTCTACCTGCACACACTGGGTGAATACCTGACTCACTTCGACGGCAAAGACGTGACATTCAGTGATGTTCAGGGTCCCGAAGCCTCCAAGGCCGCAGGAGCATTACAGAAATTCCTCGATGCCCTCGGCATCAAGGATTCACCTCTCGGCACCGAATTGGTGCTCGCTCTACCCGGTCGCGACGCGGCACCTGTCACCGTCGATTTTCGCAATCAGAACTTCGTGGGACTGCGCACCGAGAATACGATGGTGCGGATTTTTGGACGCAATGCCTTTGGTGGAGTCGTCGGGCTGACCATTCACGATTTTGCTGATGGAGCCGACGCCGAGGCCAACACCGCAGCCTGGCAACTGGCCATCAATGCTGCCTACTAG
- a CDS encoding helix-turn-helix domain-containing protein has product MFDLEVLTNPRAASAALDPMRQRLLVELGDPASASMLAARLEIPRQKITYHLNQMLEVGLVEVVELRAKGIMTERIMQATATAYVISPQSIDVLSPSAHAMRNEASASWLLALAARTIREVGTLLLGARQAGKDFGTFAIDAEIDFATARDRAEFARELGASVATLAAKYQNTTQATGRAHRLVVSLHPTLKEHTP; this is encoded by the coding sequence ATGTTCGACCTCGAAGTACTGACAAATCCCAGAGCTGCGTCCGCGGCGCTAGACCCCATGCGCCAACGACTGCTGGTTGAACTCGGGGACCCCGCCTCGGCCAGCATGCTTGCTGCCCGCTTGGAGATTCCTCGCCAGAAAATCACCTATCATCTGAACCAGATGCTGGAGGTGGGCTTGGTAGAGGTGGTCGAGCTGCGGGCCAAAGGGATCATGACCGAAAGAATCATGCAGGCCACGGCCACGGCCTACGTGATTTCCCCGCAGAGTATCGATGTGCTGAGCCCGTCTGCCCACGCAATGCGAAACGAAGCCTCGGCCAGTTGGCTGCTCGCCCTGGCAGCCAGAACGATCCGCGAGGTTGGAACCCTGCTGCTGGGCGCACGCCAGGCGGGAAAGGACTTTGGCACCTTTGCCATCGACGCCGAGATAGATTTCGCCACCGCAAGGGACCGGGCGGAATTTGCTCGGGAGCTCGGTGCTTCCGTCGCCACCCTTGCCGCAAAATATCAGAACACCACCCAGGCCACCGGCCGCGCACACCGTCTGGTCGTTTCCCTCCACCCCACCCTGAAGGAGCACACACCATGA
- a CDS encoding phosphatase PAP2 family protein, translated as MAMRSSISPPPVASAGRALFLWCGALVLVAAAFGVTFEFFVRTKLGQWIDEAALLGGQAFLAADKPRASALAFLDHMPAVSALLAGGFVLIALIRRRDFLRPGVAIMMMLGATGSTQLLKHVLLERPDLNISAASVNSFPSGHTTFAAASMAAIFIVSPLAHRSWVALLGWIYAAIAGASTLVLGWHRPSDVIAAYLVVAWWCMVAGLFLHRLHGKPEAPRDAERIIPSAAGRLLLFAGVAGAIVVLLFLCAALSMPHPAIGTLGSVQLLFFLVVGLALILGSAMLVGMLVHGIFIRYGAPIRFR; from the coding sequence ATGGCAATGAGATCATCCATTTCACCTCCCCCAGTGGCCTCCGCAGGCCGCGCGTTGTTCCTGTGGTGTGGCGCATTAGTGCTCGTTGCGGCTGCCTTTGGGGTGACCTTTGAGTTTTTTGTCCGCACCAAACTCGGGCAATGGATCGATGAAGCAGCATTGCTCGGCGGGCAAGCTTTCCTCGCCGCGGACAAGCCTCGCGCTTCGGCGCTTGCCTTCCTAGACCATATGCCAGCCGTATCGGCATTGCTCGCGGGAGGCTTCGTCCTCATCGCGCTCATCCGGCGCCGGGATTTCTTGCGCCCGGGTGTGGCCATCATGATGATGCTTGGCGCCACCGGATCCACACAGCTGCTCAAGCACGTGTTATTGGAGCGCCCGGATTTGAACATCTCGGCGGCTTCCGTAAATTCCTTCCCCTCGGGGCACACCACCTTTGCCGCCGCCTCGATGGCAGCGATCTTCATCGTTAGCCCCCTTGCCCACAGATCCTGGGTGGCGTTGCTGGGCTGGATTTATGCGGCAATCGCTGGAGCGTCGACCTTGGTCTTGGGTTGGCATCGTCCCAGTGACGTGATTGCTGCCTACCTCGTGGTGGCTTGGTGGTGCATGGTCGCGGGCCTGTTCCTACATCGTCTCCATGGAAAACCGGAGGCACCGCGAGACGCCGAACGGATCATTCCATCGGCAGCAGGTCGCCTGCTGTTGTTTGCGGGCGTGGCTGGCGCCATCGTGGTCTTGTTGTTCTTGTGTGCCGCACTATCGATGCCGCACCCCGCCATCGGGACGCTTGGATCCGTCCAGCTGCTATTTTTCCTTGTCGTGGGTCTTGCCTTGATTCTGGGTTCAGCCATGCTGGTGGGCATGTTGGTGCATGGGATATTTATTCGTTACGGCGCGCCCATTCGTTTCCGGTAG
- a CDS encoding MFS transporter, translated as MSEQPFSLRRIAVRVYSPSLLYGLGLGAVTPIIALSALERGADLATAALIVTLVGVGSLISNVPAAMLTTKIGERLSMVVASGWAALGMGLGILPSSLAVFSVGVTMIGMAGAVFNLARQSYLAEAVPLEFRARAMSTLGGVMRIGVFIGPFAATLAMKWLGIAGAFWVAMAAMAIAAVVCLRIPDLESRAAVEVGQTRSGGSMVSIAKDQWRILLGIGLGVVCISAVRATRQVVLPLWGENIGLDAATISLIYGVSGAIDMLIFYPAGKVMDKRGRVWVAVPCMAVMAVALFLLPLTHSVPTMMAVAMLLGFGNGIGSGIVMTLGADYSPISGRAKFLGLWRLMSDTGAMAGPVVLAAFVAVATLGTGAVAVGAVSLTGAGIFAYFIPRTYRKRMGAP; from the coding sequence ATGAGCGAACAACCCTTCAGCCTGCGTCGGATTGCTGTGAGGGTGTATTCGCCATCGCTCCTCTACGGACTGGGGCTGGGCGCCGTAACGCCGATCATCGCTCTGTCGGCCCTAGAACGCGGCGCCGACTTGGCCACCGCGGCACTGATTGTGACTCTGGTTGGCGTTGGTTCCTTGATTTCCAATGTTCCAGCCGCGATGCTCACGACGAAGATCGGTGAGCGACTGTCGATGGTGGTTGCCTCCGGGTGGGCTGCGTTGGGCATGGGGCTGGGCATTCTGCCCTCGAGCTTGGCGGTGTTTTCCGTTGGCGTCACCATGATTGGCATGGCCGGGGCCGTCTTCAACTTAGCTCGACAATCCTATTTGGCCGAGGCAGTGCCCCTAGAATTTCGGGCGCGGGCGATGTCGACATTGGGCGGAGTGATGCGCATTGGTGTCTTCATCGGACCCTTTGCCGCCACCCTGGCCATGAAATGGTTGGGTATCGCCGGGGCATTTTGGGTGGCCATGGCAGCCATGGCGATCGCCGCGGTGGTCTGCCTGCGAATTCCGGACCTGGAGTCGCGGGCCGCGGTGGAGGTCGGGCAAACACGATCCGGTGGTTCGATGGTCTCGATCGCCAAGGATCAATGGCGGATCTTGTTGGGAATTGGCCTGGGTGTTGTGTGCATCTCCGCGGTGCGGGCCACTCGCCAGGTGGTGCTGCCGTTGTGGGGAGAAAATATCGGCTTAGATGCTGCCACCATTTCCCTGATCTACGGTGTCTCTGGTGCCATCGATATGCTCATCTTCTATCCCGCGGGCAAGGTCATGGATAAGCGCGGTCGCGTCTGGGTTGCAGTGCCGTGCATGGCAGTGATGGCCGTGGCACTGTTCTTACTGCCGCTGACACACAGCGTACCGACGATGATGGCCGTGGCGATGTTGTTGGGATTCGGCAATGGCATTGGTTCCGGAATTGTCATGACGCTTGGGGCAGACTATTCGCCGATTTCGGGACGAGCCAAGTTCTTGGGGCTGTGGCGGCTGATGTCCGACACCGGTGCCATGGCAGGGCCGGTGGTGCTTGCGGCATTTGTCGCAGTTGCTACCTTGGGCACAGGAGCCGTGGCAGTGGGTGCCGTGTCGCTGACGGGTGCCGGAATCTTTGCCTACTTCATTCCTCGGACCTACCGGAAACGAATGGGCGCGCCGTAA
- a CDS encoding MBL fold metallo-hydrolase produces the protein MQNVSKAVTPLHSAQERWGPLMPQHLMPEVEQISASCWRLHNHGFDMNSGLVVGRERAAVIDTGSGPREAGGLYQAIRKITDLPLVVINTHAHGDHAFGNSYFAAHGVQDFYISTEAAEHLRERGEAERQLVRFLEPDMAMGKGEYSRILVPKNIVDESGVTLDLGSVALEIFGRGQGHTGGDLLVRSGNVLFTGDLVEQGGPPNFEDADPFAWSRLLGALEAECSPDTVVVPGHGHVVDKEFVGLQHREMIAAIREGQEIIASRPAGRFDPTAYQLQILPYGPEQSAIFLQRLVEIRP, from the coding sequence ATGCAGAATGTGTCTAAAGCCGTGACACCGCTTCACTCGGCACAAGAAAGATGGGGACCTCTCATGCCGCAACACCTAATGCCCGAGGTGGAACAAATCTCCGCATCGTGCTGGCGCTTACACAACCATGGCTTCGACATGAATTCTGGTTTAGTGGTGGGTCGGGAACGGGCCGCGGTGATCGACACCGGCTCGGGCCCGCGGGAAGCGGGCGGGCTTTATCAGGCCATCCGCAAGATCACCGATCTGCCGTTAGTGGTAATCAATACCCATGCTCATGGTGATCACGCCTTTGGCAACAGCTACTTCGCCGCCCATGGGGTTCAGGATTTCTACATCAGCACCGAGGCGGCCGAGCATCTGCGGGAAAGGGGTGAGGCGGAACGACAGCTGGTCCGCTTCCTAGAACCAGACATGGCGATGGGTAAGGGGGAATACTCGCGCATTTTGGTTCCCAAAAACATCGTTGACGAATCCGGTGTTACCTTGGACCTCGGCTCTGTGGCCTTGGAAATTTTTGGGCGGGGTCAAGGGCACACCGGCGGGGATTTGTTGGTGCGTAGCGGTAATGTCCTGTTCACCGGTGATCTGGTGGAGCAAGGTGGCCCGCCCAACTTCGAGGACGCCGATCCCTTTGCCTGGTCCAGGCTACTGGGCGCCTTAGAAGCCGAATGCTCCCCTGACACGGTGGTGGTACCGGGGCACGGGCACGTGGTCGACAAGGAATTTGTGGGTTTGCAGCACCGGGAAATGATTGCTGCCATTCGGGAAGGCCAGGAGATCATCGCATCACGGCCGGCCGGACGTTTTGACCCCACCGCTTATCAGCTGCAGATTCTTCCGTACGGTCCTGAACAGTCGGCGATCTTCCTGCAAAGGTTAGTTGAAATTCGGCCCTAA
- a CDS encoding dihydrolipoamide acetyltransferase family protein: MSVKTFLLPDLGEGLTEAELVRWLVAEGDTIEIDQPVAEVETAKSMVEVPSPYAGTIHELHGAEGQMMLVDAPLFSVLEAGSSAPPPASPPVREVAQSYREEERAGTVAPKSEGSGNVLIGYGTPEGLAATQRKRRPRSSMTTSDGNGAGPQQSVRSAALVISPLVRKLARDRGINIDNVSGSGADGLILRSDIEAATATAAPATVASSPAQHTTPEDATATDSRINSGASPVSGIDARSGLLVATRTPITGVRKAIATAMSRSRSEIPEATVWVDVDATNLLQMRSAMKASDPENTPGLLAFIARFVVAGLLKYPELNTRIEHNAAGDAEIIGFDGINLGFAAQTDRGLMVPSIRNAQDLSARGLNKELSRLTEVARAGKATVAELTSGTFTLNNYGVFGVDGSAAIINYPEVAILGVGRIIDKPWVVDGELAVRKMTELTLAFDHRVCDGGTAAGFLRFVADAIENPASVLADL, from the coding sequence ATGAGCGTCAAGACCTTCTTATTGCCGGACCTAGGCGAAGGCCTCACCGAGGCCGAACTGGTGCGCTGGCTGGTTGCCGAGGGCGACACCATAGAAATTGACCAACCCGTTGCGGAGGTCGAAACGGCAAAATCGATGGTGGAGGTGCCCAGCCCCTATGCCGGGACCATCCACGAGCTCCACGGAGCAGAGGGCCAGATGATGCTGGTAGATGCCCCGCTCTTCTCCGTCCTCGAGGCCGGATCCTCCGCGCCGCCCCCCGCCTCGCCGCCGGTCCGTGAGGTGGCGCAGAGCTACCGCGAGGAAGAACGTGCCGGCACCGTAGCCCCTAAGAGCGAGGGGTCGGGAAACGTTTTGATCGGTTATGGAACGCCGGAAGGGCTTGCCGCCACACAACGCAAGCGCCGACCGCGATCCAGCATGACCACGTCGGATGGAAACGGTGCTGGACCCCAGCAATCCGTACGCAGCGCCGCCTTGGTCATCTCGCCGTTGGTCAGAAAGTTGGCTCGGGACCGCGGCATAAACATCGATAACGTCTCAGGCAGTGGGGCCGATGGGCTCATTCTGCGCTCGGACATCGAGGCTGCCACGGCCACGGCCGCACCTGCAACGGTTGCATCGTCACCCGCTCAGCACACGACGCCGGAGGATGCCACGGCGACGGATTCTAGGATCAACTCCGGTGCGTCTCCAGTTAGCGGAATCGACGCGCGCTCGGGGCTGCTCGTTGCCACACGTACCCCCATTACCGGGGTACGTAAGGCGATCGCCACTGCCATGAGTCGCTCGCGAAGCGAGATTCCCGAAGCCACGGTGTGGGTCGATGTTGATGCCACCAATCTTCTGCAGATGCGTTCGGCCATGAAAGCCAGCGACCCGGAAAACACTCCGGGCCTCTTAGCCTTCATTGCCCGTTTTGTGGTTGCTGGGCTACTCAAATACCCGGAGTTGAATACTCGGATCGAGCACAACGCCGCCGGCGACGCCGAAATTATTGGATTCGACGGCATCAACCTGGGTTTCGCAGCGCAAACCGACCGCGGTCTGATGGTTCCCTCCATTCGTAATGCACAGGACCTCAGTGCCCGCGGACTGAATAAGGAACTGTCTCGGCTGACAGAAGTAGCCCGCGCCGGTAAGGCGACCGTCGCCGAACTGACCAGCGGAACCTTCACCCTGAATAACTACGGTGTCTTCGGTGTGGACGGCTCGGCGGCCATCATCAATTATCCGGAGGTTGCCATCCTGGGCGTTGGTCGAATCATCGATAAGCCGTGGGTAGTTGACGGGGAACTGGCGGTCCGGAAGATGACCGAATTGACGCTGGCCTTCGACCATCGAGTCTGTGACGGCGGTACGGCCGCTGGCTTCCTGCGCTTTGTCGCCGACGCCATCGAAAATCCTGCCTCGGTGCTGGCTGATCTCTAA
- a CDS encoding alpha-ketoacid dehydrogenase subunit beta codes for MSATATTSSAANGNVSAATAQAAARTANTGTQPVTFAKALNTALADSMDSTDSVLVFGEDVGILGGVFRITDGLTKRFGTNRCFDTPLAESGIVGMAIGMAMNGMRPVIEMQFDAFAYPAFEQIASHVAKMHNRTKGKMPLPLVIRIPYAGGIGGVEHHCDSSESYYAHTPGLKVFTPATVTDAYLMLREAIDSPDPVIFMEPKKLYWTKEQVDLDALRISHETAAVPLTEGRAAIARTGTDATLIAYGPSVSTAMAAAEAAALEGRSLEVIDVRTIVPLDDATICASVRKTGRAVVIAEAPGFASVSSEIVARIQERCFHSLAAPVLRVTGFDTPYPAPKLEKYYLPSVDRILDAVDALQWEEKA; via the coding sequence ATGAGCGCCACCGCAACCACATCCTCGGCGGCCAACGGCAATGTCAGCGCGGCCACCGCACAGGCAGCTGCACGCACGGCCAACACCGGAACCCAGCCGGTAACTTTCGCCAAGGCGCTGAACACCGCCCTGGCAGATTCCATGGACTCGACGGATTCAGTCCTGGTCTTCGGCGAGGACGTCGGAATTCTCGGTGGAGTATTTCGGATCACCGACGGCCTGACCAAACGCTTTGGCACCAATCGCTGCTTTGATACCCCGCTGGCCGAATCCGGCATCGTGGGCATGGCCATCGGTATGGCCATGAACGGCATGCGTCCGGTGATCGAAATGCAATTTGATGCCTTCGCCTACCCGGCGTTCGAGCAGATCGCCTCCCACGTGGCCAAGATGCACAACCGCACCAAGGGCAAGATGCCCTTACCGCTGGTCATCCGCATCCCCTACGCCGGCGGCATCGGGGGAGTGGAACACCACTGCGACTCCTCCGAGTCCTACTACGCCCACACCCCGGGACTCAAGGTCTTCACCCCGGCCACCGTCACCGACGCCTACCTGATGCTGCGCGAAGCCATCGATTCCCCGGACCCGGTCATCTTCATGGAACCCAAGAAGCTGTACTGGACCAAGGAACAGGTCGACCTGGACGCGCTGCGTATCTCGCACGAAACCGCTGCGGTGCCTCTCACCGAGGGACGGGCTGCCATTGCACGCACCGGCACCGACGCCACGCTAATCGCCTACGGACCCTCGGTGTCCACCGCCATGGCAGCGGCCGAAGCAGCGGCGCTGGAGGGGCGCAGCCTCGAAGTCATTGATGTGCGCACCATAGTGCCCTTGGATGATGCCACCATCTGCGCGTCGGTACGCAAGACCGGGCGCGCCGTCGTGATCGCTGAGGCTCCGGGCTTTGCCTCGGTCTCCAGCGAGATCGTCGCGCGCATCCAGGAACGCTGCTTCCATTCCCTGGCCGCACCGGTACTGCGCGTCACCGGATTCGATACCCCGTACCCGGCACCCAAATTGGAAAAGTACTATTTGCCATCCGTTGACCGCATCCTGGATGCCGTTGATGCACTGCAATGGGAGGAAAAGGCATGA